The Vicia villosa cultivar HV-30 ecotype Madison, WI linkage group LG1, Vvil1.0, whole genome shotgun sequence genome includes a region encoding these proteins:
- the LOC131643700 gene encoding protein SENSITIVE TO PROTON RHIZOTOXICITY 1 isoform X2, with product MNPTGSLCANNWARSSSLVSPGNGLQTNLSSDLSSFYGIGIEMPFKEINQPSRSQSVIPGESDKDIKITDQESSKLPDWDPSAMLNNLSFLEEKIHQLQEVVHLIANKKCQPFEQPRELVTQEQQLVTADLTSIIVQLISTAGTSNGVQPQNNIGNKLFDQSIHKDVPNNCEMEQNHNMEEHEHKDEEDMEEGENLPPGSYEILQLEKEEILAPHTHFCTICGKGFKRDANLRMHMRGHGDEYKTPAALAKPHKETGSEPKLIKRYSCPYGGCKRNKDHKKFQPLKTILCVKNHYKRTHCDKSYTCSRCHTKKFSVIADLKTHEKHCGKDKWLCSCGTTFSRKDKLFGHIALFQGHTPAIPLEDNKGLAEPPDRCVPKENTAMVGSMNFSFGSNPSSENGVDNIMDVKGNIDDPINYFSSLNFEGCNFGVFNEFSQPPFEDSEGSFSFLMPSSFNYAPKSGGESCSDNL from the exons ATGAATCCGACCGGAAGCTTGTGTGCTAACAACTGGGCAAGGTCTTCTTCCTTGGTCTCTCCTGGTAATGGATTACAGACAAATCTGTCATCGGATCTTTCCTCTTTCTACGGGATCGGTATTGAAATGCCTTTCAAAGAAATCAACCAGCCCTCTCGAAGTCAGTCTGTGATTCCAGGTGAATCTGACAAAGATATTAAGATCACTGATCAGGAAAGCAGTAAGCTTCCAGATTGGGATCCTAGTGCGATGTTGAATAATCTTTCGTTCCTGGAAGAGAAGATTCATCAGCTCCAGGAGGTAGTGCATTTGATTGCGAATAAGAAGTGCCAACCTTTTGAACAGCCTCGTGAACTCGTGACTCAAGAACAGCAACTCGTTACAGCTGATTTAACATCGATTATTGTTCAGTTGATCTCTACTGCAG GCACGAGTAATGGTGTTCAGCCACAGAATAATATTggaaataaattgtttgatcaGTCCATTCATAAAGATGTACCGAATAATTGTGAAATGGAGCAAAACCATAATATGGAAGAACATGAACATAAAGATGAAGAAGATATGGAAGAGGGAGAGAATCTTCCACCTGGTTCATATGAGATTTTACAACTAGAGAAAGAAGAAATCCTTGCACCCCACACACATTTCTGTACTATATGTGGCAAGGGGTTCAAGAGGGATGCGAACCTCCGTATGCACATGCGAGGCCATGGTGATGAGTACAAAACTCCGGCAGCCCTTGCAAAACCACATAAAGAAACTGGGTCCGAACCAAAGCTTATCAAGAGGTATTCGTGCCCCTACGGTGGCTGCAAGCGTAACAAGGATCACAAGAAATTTCAGCCTCTGAAAACTATTTTATGTGTGAAAAACCACTACAAAAGAACACACTGCGACAAGAGTTACACTTGCAGCAGATGCCACACCAAGAAGTTTTCAGTCATTGCAGATCTCAAAACTCATGAAAAACACTGTGGCAAGGATAAATGGCTCTGCTCATGTGGTACAACATTTTCAAGGAAAGACAAGCTCTTTGGACACATTGCTCTTTTCCAAGGCCATACACCGGCTATTCCTTTGGAAGATAATAAAGGACTTGCCGAGCCACCTGATCGATGTGTTCCCAAAGAAAATACAGCTATGGTAGGGAGCATGAACTTCAGTTTTGGATCAAATCCTTCAAGTGAAAATGGAGTCGATAACATCATGGACGTGAAAGGTAATATTGATGATCCTATCAATTACTTCTCATCTTTGAACTTTGAAGGCTGTAACTTCGGTGTGTTTAATGAATTCTCTCAACCTCCATTTGAAGATTCAGAAGGCTCTTTCTCTTTTCTCATGCCGAGTTCGTTTAATTATGCTCCTAAATCTGGCGGTGAATCATGTTCTGACAATCTGTAA
- the LOC131643700 gene encoding protein SENSITIVE TO PROTON RHIZOTOXICITY 1 isoform X1, which translates to MNPTGSLCANNWARSSSLVSPGNGLQTNLSSDLSSFYGIGIEMPFKEINQPSRSQSVIPGESDKDIKITDQESSKLPDWDPSAMLNNLSFLEEKIHQLQEVVHLIANKKCQPFEQPRELVTQEQQLVTADLTSIIVQLISTAGSLLPSVRNTLTDTSPLVGQLSQLRGINLPFETGTSNGVQPQNNIGNKLFDQSIHKDVPNNCEMEQNHNMEEHEHKDEEDMEEGENLPPGSYEILQLEKEEILAPHTHFCTICGKGFKRDANLRMHMRGHGDEYKTPAALAKPHKETGSEPKLIKRYSCPYGGCKRNKDHKKFQPLKTILCVKNHYKRTHCDKSYTCSRCHTKKFSVIADLKTHEKHCGKDKWLCSCGTTFSRKDKLFGHIALFQGHTPAIPLEDNKGLAEPPDRCVPKENTAMVGSMNFSFGSNPSSENGVDNIMDVKGNIDDPINYFSSLNFEGCNFGVFNEFSQPPFEDSEGSFSFLMPSSFNYAPKSGGESCSDNL; encoded by the coding sequence ATGAATCCGACCGGAAGCTTGTGTGCTAACAACTGGGCAAGGTCTTCTTCCTTGGTCTCTCCTGGTAATGGATTACAGACAAATCTGTCATCGGATCTTTCCTCTTTCTACGGGATCGGTATTGAAATGCCTTTCAAAGAAATCAACCAGCCCTCTCGAAGTCAGTCTGTGATTCCAGGTGAATCTGACAAAGATATTAAGATCACTGATCAGGAAAGCAGTAAGCTTCCAGATTGGGATCCTAGTGCGATGTTGAATAATCTTTCGTTCCTGGAAGAGAAGATTCATCAGCTCCAGGAGGTAGTGCATTTGATTGCGAATAAGAAGTGCCAACCTTTTGAACAGCCTCGTGAACTCGTGACTCAAGAACAGCAACTCGTTACAGCTGATTTAACATCGATTATTGTTCAGTTGATCTCTACTGCAGGTAGTCTTCTCCCTTCTGTTAGGAACACTCTGACAGACACAAGTCCGTTGGTTGGACAGCTTAGTCAGCTTCGCGGAATTAACCTTCCTTTTGAAACAGGCACGAGTAATGGTGTTCAGCCACAGAATAATATTggaaataaattgtttgatcaGTCCATTCATAAAGATGTACCGAATAATTGTGAAATGGAGCAAAACCATAATATGGAAGAACATGAACATAAAGATGAAGAAGATATGGAAGAGGGAGAGAATCTTCCACCTGGTTCATATGAGATTTTACAACTAGAGAAAGAAGAAATCCTTGCACCCCACACACATTTCTGTACTATATGTGGCAAGGGGTTCAAGAGGGATGCGAACCTCCGTATGCACATGCGAGGCCATGGTGATGAGTACAAAACTCCGGCAGCCCTTGCAAAACCACATAAAGAAACTGGGTCCGAACCAAAGCTTATCAAGAGGTATTCGTGCCCCTACGGTGGCTGCAAGCGTAACAAGGATCACAAGAAATTTCAGCCTCTGAAAACTATTTTATGTGTGAAAAACCACTACAAAAGAACACACTGCGACAAGAGTTACACTTGCAGCAGATGCCACACCAAGAAGTTTTCAGTCATTGCAGATCTCAAAACTCATGAAAAACACTGTGGCAAGGATAAATGGCTCTGCTCATGTGGTACAACATTTTCAAGGAAAGACAAGCTCTTTGGACACATTGCTCTTTTCCAAGGCCATACACCGGCTATTCCTTTGGAAGATAATAAAGGACTTGCCGAGCCACCTGATCGATGTGTTCCCAAAGAAAATACAGCTATGGTAGGGAGCATGAACTTCAGTTTTGGATCAAATCCTTCAAGTGAAAATGGAGTCGATAACATCATGGACGTGAAAGGTAATATTGATGATCCTATCAATTACTTCTCATCTTTGAACTTTGAAGGCTGTAACTTCGGTGTGTTTAATGAATTCTCTCAACCTCCATTTGAAGATTCAGAAGGCTCTTTCTCTTTTCTCATGCCGAGTTCGTTTAATTATGCTCCTAAATCTGGCGGTGAATCATGTTCTGACAATCTGTAA